ACAGGGCGTCGGCGACGGAGGGGAACGGCCTGGTCTGACCGAAGAAGGCCTCCAGGGCGTTGTACGCCGTGTCGCCGCCCACGAACGCGAGGTTGGCGGCGGCGAGCACCAGCCAGGGCCAGCGGCGGGACGGCTTGTGGAGATGGACGCCGACGAGGATGGCGACGACCCCGCCGAGGCCGATGAGCGCCCACAGCACGGTGTGCCGCGCGGGGAACTGCAGATAGCCGACCGTCAGCGCGGCAACGGCCAGGAGGTACAGCAGAGTCCATCGGCGCAGTCTCCCGGTCGGGGTGAGCGGCCGGTTCGGCTGGCGCAGCGACATCGTCGACCGCCCCCTTGCGGGTCGGACGGACGCCGTCGGGAGCGCCCTTTCACGGATTGGACCCCGTACGGTGTCCATTCTCCGGGGCCCCCGGGGCACCTGCATCTCGGAGCCGTTCGCGCGGCGGCCGGAGCGCGGTGGCCCGGCGTCAGGAGGAGGCGCGGACCACGAGTTCCGTCGGGAGCATCTGGCGGGGCTGCTCGTCCGGTTCGCTGGGTTCGGCGATCTCCTGGAGGAGCAGCCGGGCCATGGTGCGGCCCATCTCCTCGATGGGCTGCCGGACGCTGGTCAGCGGAGGGTCCATGTGCCGGGCGACGGCGGAGTCGTCGACGCCGACGAGCGCCACGTCCTCGGGGACCCGGCGGCCCGCCTCGCGCAGAACGCCGCGCGCGCCCGCGGCCATGACGTCGGAGGCGGCGAAGACGGCGTCCAGGCCCGGTCGGCGGTCGAGGAGTTCGCGCATCGCGCGCCGTCCGCCCTCCTCGGTGAAGTCCCCGGTGGCGACGAGTTCTTCGTCGGCGTCGAGTCCCGCCTCCGCCAGGCCCTCCCGGTAGCCGTCGAGTCGGCAGCGGGCCACGTACATGTCGAGCGGTCCGGTGATGGTGGCGACGGCGCGGCGGCCGCGCGCGGCGAGATGGGCGACGGCGGTGCGGCCGGCGCCGGTGTTGTCGGAGTCGACGAAGGCGACGCGCTCGTCCTCGGTGCGGCGGCCGTTGAGGACGGCGGGCAGGCCGAGGGCCCGGACCTGGTCGGGCAGGGGGTCCGCGGCGTGCACGGAGACGAGGAGGACGCCGTCGACGCGCTGGGCGGCCAGGTACTGCTCGAAGCGCTGCCGCTCCTGCTCGCTGCGGATCAGGGTGAGCAGCAACTGTTTGTCGGCGTCGGCGAGTTCGCTGCTGACGCCGCGGATGATGTCGAGGAAGTACGGCTCCGCGAAGAGCCGGGCCTCGGTCTCGGGGATGACGAGCGCGACGGCGTCGGTCCGGCTGCCGGCCAGGGCGCGGGCGGCCCTGTTGGGTACGTAGCCGAGTTCGGCGACGGCCCTCTCGACGGCCGCCTTGGCCTGCTCGCTCACCCGGGGGGAGCCGTTGATGACCCGCGAGACGGTGCCGCGGCCGACTCCGGCCCTGGCCGCGACCTCCTCGAGGGTGGGCCTGCCGGTCTGCCGCCCGCTCACCGCCATGTGCCGCTTCTCCCCTCGGGCCGCCGCCCCCGCCTGCGTGTGGACGCGAACCTATCAGGCGGGGCGGGGCCGTCCCCGGGGCACGGCGGACGGGCCCGGGGCCCGTGGCCCCGGGCCGCCCGGGACGGCTCTCACGCCGGCCGGGGGAACGCTCAGGCGCCGGTCGGGGCGAGCTCCGCCATGGCGCCCCAGCCCTGCTGCGGGACCTCGACGTTGATGATCTCGGGAGTGGACGCGATGGCCCCGGCCATGGCCTCGAGACCGGCCGTGAAGTGCGGGGAGGCGACGTGGGCCGCGCCCGCCGCGGCGTCCGCGAAGGCCTCAAGGAGGACGAAGACGTTCGGGTCGTCGACGCTGCGGGACCAGTCGAAGAAGAGGTTGCCGGGCTCCTCGCGGGTGGCGCGGGTGAAGTCGGCCACCAGGTCGAGCCAGCGGTCGGCGTGGTCGGGGCGGGCGGTGAAACGTACGGCGATGAAGATCATGCGGTAAGCCTGCGACGCGTCGGCCCGCGCGGCCACTCGGCCCGCTCAGGATTCCGGCAGGGCCGGAAACTCCGGCGCGGCCCGGGTGAGCGCCGCCCGGATCTCGCCCTGCCGCCGCCCGAAGTCGGCGGTCGGCAGCGAGACGGACAGGGCGTGCACGATGCCGTCGCCGCGCTCGGGCAGCGCGACGGCGAGACAGGTGTACGCGAGGTCCGCCTCGCCCACGGACACGGCGATGCCCTGCCCGCGCACCCGGTCGACCTCGGCCTCGAAGCGCTCGGCGCTGGTGATGGTCCGCTCGGTGAAGCGGGCCATCCCGTGCTCCGCGAGGTAGCGACGGCGCAGCGGGCGCGGCAGCGCGGCGAGCAGGGCCTTGCCGTGGGCGGTCGCGTGGGCGCGCTGCTCGGGTCCCGGCGTGAAGGGATGCGCGGCGTCGGTGACCGGGGCGGTGGTGTCCACGACGGTGATCAGGCCGTCGCGGTAGGCGGTGTGGTACGCCTCCGCGCCCGTGGCGCGCCGCAGCCGGCCGAGGAGGTCCCCGGTGCCGGCGCCGAGCCCGTGGTGCCGCTGGTGCGAGCGGTGCAGGGCGGGGACGCGTGGCCCCGGGGCGTACCCCTCTGCGGTGCGGACGAGGTAGCCGCGGGCGAGCAGGGGCCCGGTGAGGTGGTAGACGGTCGAGAGGGCACAGCCGAGCCGCCTGGCCAGCGCCTTCGCCCCGACGGGCCGGTCGGCGTCGGCGACGGCGTCGAGGACGGCGAGGGCCCGGTCTACGGACTGGGGCCCGGTGCTCGGGGACGGGGCAGGCATCGGTCCAGCTTAGGGCGCGGGGAAGGGCGGGACCCGCCTCGCCCCCGACCCCGGAGACTCTCCGTACCGCCTCCGCTGCCCTCCGTATCCCCGCAGGTCAAACCGGCCTTATGTGCATAAGACACTCTTTCGGCGTACCGTCGGGTGTTCCCCTGATCCTCGACGCCACGGGAGAGCGCGTGCCCCGCTCCACGACCCACCATGCCCCGACGCCCCGCGAGGGGCGCCGTCCGCGTCTCCGGACAGCGGCGATCGCGACGGGTGTGGTCGCCGTCGCCGCGGGCGGCCTGTACGTGGCGGGGCTCGTCGCCACCGGTGACGACATATCCGCCGGCACCCGCGTCGGCGGCGTGGACATCGGCGGCATGAGCCGTGCCGACGCCGAGGCCAAGCTGGCGGCCGAGGCCCCGGCCGCGTGGAGCGCGCCGATACCCGTGCGGGTCGGTGACCGCACCTCCACCGTGGCCCCGGTGTCCGCCGGTCTCACCGTGGACGTGGCGAAGACCGCCGAACTGGCGGCCGATCCCGCGCGCGACCCGTTCACCGTCATCGGACGGCTCTTCTCGTCCGGCGACCGCGAGATCGAGCCGGTCCTCGCGTACGACGCGGACAAGGCGAACGCCGCCGTGGCCGAGCTGGCCCAGAAGAACGACCGCACGGTGCGCGAGGGGGCCGTGGCCTTCCGCGAGGGCAAGGCCGTCGCGACCCACCCCGTCGCCGGTCAGAAGCTGGACACGGGCAAGGCGGTCGAGACGCTGCGCGCCGCCTATCCCGCCACCACCGGCGCCTCGCCGGTCACGCTGCCCGTCTCCGTGACCGAGCCGAAGCTGCCCGCGGCCGAGGTGAACCGCTTCCTCGACACGTACGCCAGGCCCGCCGTCTCGGGACCGGTGACGCTCACGGCGGGCGCCGACCGGCTGCGGATCTCCGCCGCCACCCTCGGCGACCACCTCACCGTGAAGAACGACGCGGGCCGGCTGACCGCCGCCCTCGACGCCGAGGCGCTGCTGCGCGACCCGGACGTGGCGGACCCGATCTCCTCCCTGACGGGCGCGCCCGTCGAGGCGACCCTCGGCGTCCGCGACGGCAAGGTCGTCGTGGAGTCGGAGGGCAGGCCGGGCCACGAGGTGACCGCGAAGGCCCTCGGCGACGCCGTGAGCCCCCTGCTCACCCGGTCCGGCGCCGCAGCGCGTACCGCCTCCGTGGCCACCACGGTCACCCAGCCCGAGCTGTCGTCCCAGTCCCTGGCGCGCCTCGGGATCACCGAGCAGATGTCGACGTACACGGTGAACTTCCCGGCCGCTCCGTACCGGACGACGAACATCGGCCGCGCCGCGGAGCTCATCAACGGTTCGATCGTGCAGCCCGGCGAGGTGTGGAGCTTCAACAAGACGGTCG
This sequence is a window from Streptomyces sp. NBC_00691. Protein-coding genes within it:
- a CDS encoding IclR family transcriptional regulator, which gives rise to MPAPSPSTGPQSVDRALAVLDAVADADRPVGAKALARRLGCALSTVYHLTGPLLARGYLVRTAEGYAPGPRVPALHRSHQRHHGLGAGTGDLLGRLRRATGAEAYHTAYRDGLITVVDTTAPVTDAAHPFTPGPEQRAHATAHGKALLAALPRPLRRRYLAEHGMARFTERTITSAERFEAEVDRVRGQGIAVSVGEADLAYTCLAVALPERGDGIVHALSVSLPTADFGRRQGEIRAALTRAAPEFPALPES
- a CDS encoding LacI family DNA-binding transcriptional regulator encodes the protein MAVSGRQTGRPTLEEVAARAGVGRGTVSRVINGSPRVSEQAKAAVERAVAELGYVPNRAARALAGSRTDAVALVIPETEARLFAEPYFLDIIRGVSSELADADKQLLLTLIRSEQERQRFEQYLAAQRVDGVLLVSVHAADPLPDQVRALGLPAVLNGRRTEDERVAFVDSDNTGAGRTAVAHLAARGRRAVATITGPLDMYVARCRLDGYREGLAEAGLDADEELVATGDFTEEGGRRAMRELLDRRPGLDAVFAASDVMAAGARGVLREAGRRVPEDVALVGVDDSAVARHMDPPLTSVRQPIEEMGRTMARLLLQEIAEPSEPDEQPRQMLPTELVVRASS
- a CDS encoding VanW family protein; amino-acid sequence: MPRSTTHHAPTPREGRRPRLRTAAIATGVVAVAAGGLYVAGLVATGDDISAGTRVGGVDIGGMSRADAEAKLAAEAPAAWSAPIPVRVGDRTSTVAPVSAGLTVDVAKTAELAADPARDPFTVIGRLFSSGDREIEPVLAYDADKANAAVAELAQKNDRTVREGAVAFREGKAVATHPVAGQKLDTGKAVETLRAAYPATTGASPVTLPVSVTEPKLPAAEVNRFLDTYARPAVSGPVTLTAGADRLRISAATLGDHLTVKNDAGRLTAALDAEALLRDPDVADPISSLTGAPVEATLGVRDGKVVVESEGRPGHEVTAKALGDAVSPLLTRSGAAARTASVATTVTQPELSSQSLARLGITEQMSTYTVNFPAAPYRTTNIGRAAELINGSIVQPGEVWSFNKTVGERTPDNGFVDGTMILDGQYRSAPGGGVSAMATTMFNAMFFAGVKPVEYGAHSFYIERYPAGREATVAWGQLDLKFRNDSGKPIYIKAGATDTSVTVSFLGTKKYDSVEAVAGKRTNLTEPKKAEGTGKACVPQPPLQGFDIAVDRVFKNDGAEVKRETFKTHYTPRDEVTCKPVDQPDKETDAR
- a CDS encoding putative quinol monooxygenase, producing MIFIAVRFTARPDHADRWLDLVADFTRATREEPGNLFFDWSRSVDDPNVFVLLEAFADAAAGAAHVASPHFTAGLEAMAGAIASTPEIINVEVPQQGWGAMAELAPTGA